A stretch of DNA from Vigna radiata var. radiata cultivar VC1973A unplaced genomic scaffold, Vradiata_ver6 scaffold_438, whole genome shotgun sequence:
ATCTCTATTATCTCTAggtctttttctctttttttttcctccctTTTCTTTGAcagagtgtgtatttataggcacagattgtaatattatgacaatcttgtcttaattgagaattaattggcaatggacaaaatagggaaagaaatggttttgattggaagaaaaataaatcaaataaaattcaagacattgattataataattgttagaaaaattgtccattttaaaaaggaaatcatattttatctctttaggaagaaactgatacaacaatcaatatattatttttaattattgcttataaTTATTTGGACTTaagttaatatttcaaaaaacacTCTAAAGTGATGTGTCCTGTATTaatgaagattattttattattttccttttcctttttttccttgcccaacattcattattattctcttattctttaattttgattatttattttcccGGATGTTAACATAGAACATTAGATTCTTTTAGCTGTTTTTCAAGTGAAGACACCTTGTCACTTAAAGAGAAGACCCTAGAATTAGGAGTGGGCAAATCGAACCGAACTGTACTACACTGTTAAAAACTTAACTGAAaagtaaaacagttcagacaaactgaactgtttaaaacgtgtatatataatataaatttaaatataaatatatatatatatatatatatatatatttatttatatataacttaaaaaatataaaaatataaattacattttttatttttaattgataaaaaatataaattttgtgataaaaaaattgtcttaaaaaattaattattattttttttatgtgaacagtttttttttattaatattttattattaaataaagtttttttgacAAGACGAAACAGTTGAACTGAAACTACAGAAGATGTAAGAGTATATACAGTTatcacagttaactgaactgtaacggttataagttcagtttttaaaaactgaaccataaaatagtatactgaactgttaGTAAAAGTGgttcagttatttttagtataatataatacagttaactatagtacaatacagatcaattatttttgcccAACTCTACCTAGAATCGGCAAGGGTTAGTTTATCTTCAGCATCTTTCAGATTAGCTTGAAGCTCAGATTCACGATGACTAAGACCTTTCAAACTGAACTGAGAAATGTGGAGTCTACCTAAAAGGTCTTTTGAAATTCACAACAGAACCTCACTTGCATTGTCTGCCTCAAGCCATCTTTCCCAAAAATCACTTGCTTCTTCCTCCATGTTAACAAGCTTTTGTTCTGTAAAGAACATCCTTTGTTTTAGAGtttcttatatataaactattttttttatatataaattattagatGTTTGAAGTGTATATTTctcaatatgaaaaaaaaaatgttttataaaattaaatcttaataaTTTGTAAGTGTTTGtttattaaagaatttaaataatttatttataataaaactaatatactAGATTGTACCTAGGCTCGTTAATCATTCCTCATTCTATATAAATgcaagaatttaaataatttatgtagtaaaataatgtaaaagtttttacattgttttccaTTTCAAACCACACTATAACCTTTTCACAAAAACCACATAAAAAgttatactaatattatttttttaagaagtaATCAGATTTAATACGATTTTAATTCAGTtagaataaaatcattttaacactttttcattataaaatcacGTCAAGTTAACATAATTTGacaatgatttttaaaatttgcagcatttttataatttcactcCACTAAAAAAATGCTTAAGAATGAATATAACTTTCATTGGCATGGTCCATTACAATACGTGGAAGAACAACAATATTTTTACGCTTTTGAACTTTACTATAGTAAATCACATATCACCATCATCCAtttcttaattcttttttctctattattCTATTTGATGTAGATAGTATTAATTGTCGTGCACGAATTATTTGAGTTTCATATAATTATTGCTCTTTGAAGAAGGACCTATACGAAAGAgagatgtataaaaaaaaaagacttgtCTGCTGATTTTTTAAGGCAAAATAATACCAACACACGTTGAAATGTTTGTTTGTCTTGGTATCATTTATGAGTAATTATATTTCAACACTTCAAGTTATTGAGTGTTACTCTTACACACGTTTCAATATCTATTTTGTATAATAtactttatttatgtatataaacggttgtttcttttcatcttttattaGAGTGTGGTCATTGTATGAGATTTGGACAAGTAGTTATTATAAGATTGACAATTTGGGTAAgtaatcatttattattttcattttaaataaaattcatgatttaaatgattatttcatttatttatttttaaaaatgttatttgaaGTGATGACTTCTATTTACTTTGAAAAAATGTATTACTTTAAGTGACTATCtctatttgttttacttttttttttttgtttttttagtattaattatatgaaaaaaaactgAAGTCTtcacttcaaataattttcctttaaaaaaaaatagaagttatattattttaagtaagaTTTTCAAGAAAACTAGTCGTCatgttttattagaaaaatataaagtcaTTAATTAAGTAACTGActgctttttaaaaaaagtcaacTTATCtcaatctataaatattttaaaagattatacaAATCAATACACTCGTAAAATTATACTCCTTTCATGCAAAAACGTGCAGAAAAGTTCAGGtgataaaatcaaaattcaaaataaacaaaaaaatcaaaacctaaagataaacataaaactataaatttaataatagacTGTATTTGaactgaaaaatgaaataaattaatttcaacctATCAAAGCACATTTAATAATAGGTTGATAATAATTAGTGGAAACATAGGTGTGATTatgtttgaatttcttttttattatgctttttataaataatatatgtgtattgttttttattttatatacttttatttattatatgaaaataaagtaattaaatatactGTTTAgtatatattgtattaaaactatgttgtaataaaaaattgattattttaaaaatacataatttaattatacttaaaatatgagtagttaatttttttttaaattttatcagagtattttttctattattaatgagtttctttttttttatctctgtTTTATTCtactatattttaatatcttttgttttgcttttttaatggttttgtaaattttatattataattcaaaaatattattaggaataaaatgaaaaacataatttatgtgATAAACCATATAAAAACTTTATGCTAACTCAAtgtaaataaaaactaaactaattaaataaccCTACTGTCGAAAAAAAAAGCTGTAACCAGAAAAAGAAACTGGTAACAGTTAACAACAAAAACGCTGCGTTGGAGTTAGGGGACGGAGCAAGTGTAACTGCCAGTGGAACTTGCAAATTAGCGATCCGATCAACTGTatcatttaatttcttattcTCTCTGGAATTTTGTAATTCCTGAAATTCCGATTCTTCCTTCACACACAATTGTTTTAAATTGGGGATTCTTTGTCTCAATTCTGcaatttccatttttcatttccttttcccAAATTCAGTGAAGTCAACTTTCTGGCAgcaattttaaacttttctttttccttttaagtaCTTAACTTCCTTCCCACAGTTTTAGAGCAAGTGGGGGTGCTACAATGAGCACTGAAAGTGCTAAAAATGATGCCAGTGTTGTTCTTGAAGATGTTGTTGTTTCACTAACCAGTGGGAGTGTGATGGGAGATCTGGGTGATGTTTGCAGCAGAATGCTGACAAGGCTTGATTTGGGCGTGGGTGGTTTCTCTGAAAAAGTTTCCAACTTGACCTATTTTGTTATGTATGTGGAAATCATGGAATGTAAAATTGAGGCCTCGGTTTTGGAAAAGGAGAAGGATTACATTGGTTGCTTGGAAAAGGGTTTGCAGTTTGATCTGTTGTCTGTGCTGTTGAATTCAGAGGCGACAGAGTTGAGGGAAGTCTTCAACACCCTGCAAGGGTGGATTGGTGAGGCTAGAGAGTGGGTGCTTTCTTACACTCATTTGGGCGAGGCTTTTGTTGCAATGCAAGATAAGTTGGTTGATTATGAACAACAATTGAATCAGTCTGAAGAGGAGTTGAATGACATCGAGATAAAGTCAGCTGATTTCCAGAGGACTTTGGCCACTTTTAAGAAGGCAGAAATTGGTATGTAGGAGATCTCATATTGTTCATTTtcttacatatatttttgttaggaCAATATCTGATTTTGATCATGAaagtatcaattttttttttagttattacaaaactttatttatGTTCAGTTCCTGAGTTTAACAAAATGATGTGGTTTTAATTCTTCACTTGGTAATAAATACGTGTAGTGAGGACTAAATCACTTGATTTTGTTAAATGTTAGGATGTATACTTGTAAAATTTGAGCTTAACTAACATGCACTAAAAGATTTTACACCATCAACcaatgaaaaattattcttgGTATGACTGTTAAGGTAACTGTTAAGGAACTTCATAAATTTACCATACATGATGGTGTGGTTTGATGACAAGTCAACATACTTTTACACTGTCAGTAGcgtattatttatgatttttctatAAAACTTAAACCATGTTATTGTCTGAACCAAAAGCATGTTTATAATGTTATGATTGAATTTTTGGTAAAAAGGTAATCTTTTTATGCTTGTCCTGTTTTCTGGGCTTTATCTTCAACTTTGCTGTGAAATTGATTGTTTGAGAGCAGACAATACTTCTCTTTTTGGTTACTTATATCACAAAATGATACAAAATAAAAGAGGAAGGGAGAAAGAAATAACTACGGAGAACATTGAACTGACAGGCTCAAATTTTGTGCTTCTTTATTGATGTAACGGGGAATTTTTTATGACAAAAGATAATTGTGATGCAGGCGAAATCATAGGAGAGGATGATAAATCTTTGAATGGAAAAACAGAGATAAAACTGCAAACAGTTGAGCAACAAAGAAGTATTCTTAGAATGCTAGAGAAGTCGTGGGCAAAAGAACTGGATCTTGAGAAGGATTTACTTGATTCAAGAGAAGTTGAAGAAACTCTAAAACAAAGGATGTTCTTTACAGAACAAAAGCTTGTTAACATGGAGGAAGAAGCAATTTATATTTGGGAAAGATGGCTTGAGGCAGACAATGCAAGTGAGGTTCTGTTGGGAATTTCAAAAGGCCTTTTAGGTAGACTCCACATTTCTCAGTTCAGTTTGAAAGGTCTTAGTCATCGTGAATCTGAGCTTCGAGTTAATCTGAAAGATGCTGAAGATAAACTAACCCTTGCCAATTCTAAGGTCTTCTCTTTAAGTGACAAGGTGTCTTCACTTGAAAAGCAGCTAAAAGAATCTGATGTTTTGTTACTGGATGCAAAGGCCGCTAGTGATGAATATCAGAAGCAGTACAATCTTGTGTGTTCTGAAGCAAGAGATATGAGGAATATCATTGTTGAGCTGAAAGAAGCTGTATTTAATGCAGAAAGTAGGGCTAATGGTGCAGAAACAAAGTATAACATACTGACAGagacaaatttaaaacttaacGAGGAGTTGGATCTTTTGAAAGGCACATCTGCGAGAGGAGATTTGCTAGAGAGGCAGTTGAAAGCGTCTACTGTACGATTGCAGAATGCGGTAGCATCTGCTAAAGCTAGTCAGGAGAAACAAAGTAAGTTGTATTCCACAATTAGAGAAAAGGAAAACGTGATAAAGGATCTTAAGTCGAAGGTTTTGAAAGCTGAGACTAGGGCTGACAGTGCAGAGGACAATTGTATCATATTGTCTGAATCCAATGCTGAGTTGAATGAGGAACTCAGCTTTTTGCGGAATAGATTGGAAAGCGTGGAGGAATCCCTTCACCGGGAggaagaaatgaaaatggaaacTGCAAAGGGCATTGGAAAGCAGGCCAAAGTATTCAAAAAATTGATTACACAACTGGCTGTTGAGAGAGAGCGTCTTAAGCAGCAGGTATCTAAAATtggagaaattttatttttaaatgaatcaTTAATCTTACATACCATGCTCTTTACCTTTACTATACCTATTTCTGTAagatttcacaaaatttcatttatatgtttaaatataaatgaatactATAAGCAAATTGATGCCTAGGTATAGTATGGTTACATCAATGTTGTGGGGAACATGCATGTTTAAGATAGTTTTGTAAGATTATGTTAGATGTAAAATCATTATCTAAgcatttatttttcctttaaatttttcattttctgtttaAGAGTTTTTTGTATAAACTGTGATGCAACATGCATTTGGGTTCTTccaatttatgtttaatttagacGTAAGCCATTTGGATTGAAAATTCACACTAAATAATGAGTTGTAATGTTAACACACCAAGTTGATGTAGTGAACACGTTAAAATATCAATGATCTTGATAGATGAGGTAGAAAAAGATCACCAGACAATAAGATTATGATATGTTGAAACATAAGACATCTTCCCTCTGTGGCCTGCTGAAATATTGTGTTTTATCTACAGATATCATCCCTAGCAAGTGAGAACAAAATTTTGGTAGTGAAGTTAAAGCAGAAAAGTTGAGGATCCTTCTTCAGAAGCCAGTGAGACTTCAGCCACTGGCAGAGGTTGGTACTTTGAACTTTCATCCTTTGCCTATTTATTGATTTGTTATATATGCAAATTTATGATAAACCACAAACCACTGTGTATAATAAGTTTGTTAAAGTCATACAAAACTGAATATGTAAAAGCTTTTTTACCTTGTATAACCATTAAACTACTAATATTATGTCTGATGAAAGACTGAATACAACAttatcatgtattttttttttgaagaagcaaaagcatataatttattaatatatacttACAAACACAAAGTGTACTAAATTGTGCCACCAATGCATTAGTCTTACATAACATACTGGGAAGATCTTCTCAGCCTTATCACTATTAGTATACTAGATTGATTTCTCGAGCAATAACATTACAACACCTTTGTGTTCATGATTATGTaagataatagaaaataattatcatcATAACATATAAgtaattgtcaaaatattaaagGTAAAGTGTGTACACCAAAAAACAGTTATTGGAATTAGTTATATTAgtatagaaatagaaataagtTATGTAAACCTAATTTCCAAAACAATAAAGATAAGATTGTACAACAAAATGTGTATATCAAATGAAGTTATCAGAATTGGTATCCTCTTTATCTACTTAGTATAGATGTCTAGAAGATTTAATGCTAGAATCAAGACAATAATAATCTTAAGGAAACAGAGAAGTAAAAGGATGCATTGATGAAAATTCTTATTAATATCCCAAAATaccaaaagaaaatcatattatttacctactttttaattcttcttttacCAGAGTGACAGGAGTCACAGGACTTCAGAAACAAATCTGTAGCTGCTAATGGAGTCAAACCAACTGATTCAGTGCCAAAACTTAGGAGTGTGAGGAGAACTGAAGCAGGAATTcttgatttttcatgttaatTCTTGTTTTACTGGTTCCTCTTCATGAAGTTGTCGTGTCTATGTATCAACAGTTAAcatgaatttttttagtttctgtttatttacctttttgttgttgtattaaTTCATAGGAGGTAACTTAGTACAAAGCACATTGGAGTAGTCAAACTTTGTTGCAAGTGTTGAATTCaatgaagaataattttgaaagaacttttacttttttaagaaagaaaaataggaagaaaaaaagtaaataaaattattcataaaacaacatttaacTTACATATAAATCAATTGGTACAAAGCTcatactttaaattattaatttaacttacaagagatagtttaattttttgtttgtaaGTGTTTAGGaagaaatatataatgttttcttaAGATATATAGAcgtaacaagattaattaagttGGATACTCAtcactatttatttaaatgctCACGAGCAATTTATAGGGTAATTACTAATTAAGGTGTTTTTTCAAGGCATTATAACTATCGTATTCGCCGAGGTTAAAGCTCATAAATGAATGCTACAATTTACAGACGTTAAGTCTTTTTCAAGTGAGAGAAAATTCACACTATGTCTCTCACTCAAGTTGTGAAACAACACTTGAGCATTATTCTTTTAGAAGGGAGAATTGATTCTACTTCTTCTTTGGTTTGGAGCCCATACATGAACACTTACACTTCATTATTATTGCAacaattttgtataaatatgtttaaattgtgATTTTTGGTTTCTGTGATTCTCAATCAGTTTTAAATACATATTAGAGTTAGTTTAAGTGTTTGGATCAAGTTTAGAAAAATTGCATTGTATAAATGATAGTTTAATTCTTTTAGTTCATTTTTTCCATATACTTAAGTTAGAGTAGAGTTTATATTTTATGCATGTGTGTAGAGTTAGAAATAGGTTTGTGCATCATGTTATGACCTATTTTAGGTTGatcttagattttttttattttttttagattagaTTAGTTAGATTTCCccaataaaaatcatattagcAGAAGCTCATGCACTCAACATCCTTGCAATCATCCTTGCaatctttttatattaacatcTAGGTGGTTCCCTGTACTTCTCTTGAAAAGATAGTTATGTATAGGCGTTAAAGAAGAAGACTGTTCCAAATCCTTTTCTGATCGTTTAGCAACTTCAAACTCACTcaaacctttttccttttgtatATAAGCAACTTTAAACTCACTTGAACATTCTTCTTTGCATCTAAGCAATTTGAATGTAGGAGATGTATTAAATGCACTTCATGCATCCATTAAATACTTAACATCTCAATAGTTAGATATACTTATCTCTCATTTGAACAAagtatttttacttaaaattgtGTAAATGACATAATGTACAAAACAAATAGTCTTTTTAGGTTTCACAATGCTAGTGTTAGAAAGTTGTTAAAGCAAAACAATTTTAAGTCATTTTCCAAGAATTCTTTAATCTAATATACGCTTTTCATGTGAATATTTAGGGAGAGCTATATCTAGCAAAACCCATCTCACatatgtgtttttgatgatgaacaaaagaaatgttttatgATCTTTTGTACAACAAATGACAAAATAATTGCTTGATCACTGTGTTTGTGCTTGAAATGATTGGTATATGTATTCATTGATTGTAAATGAATCTTATGACTAAACATATTGCGCTTTGTATATCTGgaagaaataatcgattaaattgtgTTATATAATCTGTTAGATTTCTTCAGATTTCAATACATGTTTAATAGGGgcaaaatatttatgttttaactgATTACATTAGTTGTATAATCGATTAGAACACATTGTTTTGCCAACATGTATTTGCTAAGTGCATTGATGTGTTTGGATaggaaaatgattttgaaatttgcttAAGTATAAAACTTAACTGATTACATGAATTTCATAATTGGTTAAATTGTTTATCttgtgaaaatcattttcaCTGAAAGCTATAACTGCCTATAACGgtcatatttgtttgttattggCTTGTATGATTTGCATAATCGATTGCATGCgttgtttaatttattaagtcTGAAACAAATGTAAAACCGTTAAAGTAGAAGGAAAAACTTAACAGATTACATTAtttgcataatcgattaaactGCATTAGGAGTTGAAAATCCTATAAATAGTCAACTTACACGTTGTTTCAATACAATTACATGAACTTATCATAACTAACTTGTTTGTTCAGTATTGATTGTAGGAGCATCATAGAACAAGTCTTGAAGAATCAAAGATCTCATTTGGGTTATTTATAAAGATTCTTGCAAGAAAGTTGTGCTAATACATTGTTGATCAATTCTGCACTTCAGGTGC
This window harbors:
- the LOC106778726 gene encoding WPP domain-interacting tail-anchored protein 1, translated to MSTESAKNDASVVLEDVVVSLTSGSVMGDLGDVCSRMLTRLDLGVGGFSEKVSNLTYFVMYVEIMECKIEASVLEKEKDYIGCLEKGLQFDLLSVLLNSEATELREVFNTLQGWIGEAREWVLSYTHLGEAFVAMQDKLVDYEQQLNQSEEELNDIEIKSADFQRTLATFKKAEIGEIIGEDDKSLNGKTEIKLQTVEQQRSILRMLEKSWAKELDLEKDLLDSREVEETLKQRMFFTEQKLVNMEEEAIYIWERWLEADNASEVLLGISKGLLGRLHISQFSLKGLSHRESELRVNLKDAEDKLTLANSKVFSLSDKVSSLEKQLKESDVLLLDAKAASDEYQKQYNLVCSEARDMRNIIVELKEAVFNAESRANGAETKYNILTETNLKLNEELDLLKGTSARGDLLERQLKASTVRLQNAVASAKASQEKQSKLYSTIREKENVIKDLKSKVLKAETRADSAEDNCIILSESNAELNEELSFLRNRLESVEESLHREEEMKMETAKGIGKQAKVFKKLITQLAVERERLKQQISSLASENKILVVKLKQKS